The Zea mays cultivar B73 chromosome 7, Zm-B73-REFERENCE-NAM-5.0, whole genome shotgun sequence DNA segment cagtccggtgtgccaagccgagctgagtcttggctgcacacagaccCTCTTTTCCAAtcattttcttttcctgtttctagcacttaggtaacttcattagtacccaaaaacaaatgtactaagtctagaaacataccttcttgttgatttgcacttcattcatcatttggcatataataactcactcaatatgtgttggacacttaatcaccaaaatatattaGAAAtggctaagggcacatttccctttcaatcataTGTAGtctatgataaaaatttgagaatattTCGAGAAAGTTGgcacgcactatgtgtagaaacctatacGAGCTACACATGAAACCTTGTAACTTAGTGTAGATCGGCTAGGTTTCTACAGATAGTGcatcacaactttctcgaaacattctcaaaatTTTATCACAgtctctatatatgatatcatgacatgtggacaagtttcatgattttctgactttgtttttgttttatatattttttaaacaacttgatggcaagttcacggtcatgttagtgagcatggtgctcgaaaatttTGGTCTGCTCcaaaaatcggtcgtaacttgtgttacctaacatggatatcattttttcattcatggatttccatttttcgagtgacttgtagTTTAAATTTGAATTATCCGAATAACTTCAATTAAATGTActgaatctaatagttatagcaaacacttatAATTGTACCAAAATAAAACATGTAAgcgtacatagtgtaggaacatcgcagtaaaagtttggttgggaagaaaaaagaaaaataaactttgccgagtgtctaaggatggcactcggcaaaacataTATTTTGTCGAGTGCTAGACGCAGGGCAaagtagcttctttgccgagtgttaaatcCCGGCGCTCGGCAAATATAACGACCGTCAGCAATAGACGACTGCTGACGgcactttgtcgagtgccgccgttcgccgagtgtttggcgacagcaaagttgtctttgccgagtgtcttccagtGTCGAGTGTCCTGCTCTCGTTAAACGCGGTCGTTACCGAGAAAATGACTTTACCAAGTgcggcactcggtaaagacttctttgccgagtgcggcaacCGACAAAGATTTTTTTGCCGAATGACCGGCTCTCAGTAAAGcgtcgagcactcggcaaagagtcagaTTCCGGTAGTGACTTCTATGGCTATTAGCTGATGATACACTTAACTTTAATCCGTATCGGTTTCTACTGTGTTTTATTTTTATAGATTGCAAATGCATATGGTGAGCGTGCGCCCGTACACGCGCACGCGCGCGCGTACACACGGCACACCAGTACAGCACACAGCGAGAGACAGAGCAGGCTACGCAACGCTTGGACATTATTATTATGGTGCAGAACACTAACCGGAGAGCTTTGATCTGCTAGCCGCAAAATGTATTGGTAGTATATGCTGCAGTGTCAAGTACTTCCAGTGGTACCGGATTGAGAATTCTGAACAACCCTGCGACAGAAAAGGTTGCCATGCATTCTACTCCTATGACAACTTGCCAAGCATCGGAAGGTAGTCTAATGACTGAATGGAGAAGAAAATTTGACAACACTAAGACTGTCCGGTAGTGTAAAACATGAGACGTAAAAATGTAGAAGATGCTGTTTGCAGAACGAAGTTTGAAATAAAGGGTGAGATAGATAGCCTAAGCACGCACAATTCTGTCTCTCTACTGTGCTAAAGCTACCACTCCTGCGATACTGTGGGCAAGAAAAATTGACGGGCAATCTTTCAAACAATCATAAACCGAGAGGCGAGAGCAGTAGAGCACCATGCATTCAACACTTCAACGCTCTCATTGTCTCCCCACCTGTCCAAAACGCGGCAACTCACAAGCAAGTTGATAGTCAACATTGAGTGTTGACGTAGCAGTAGGCCAGTAGCCTTCACTTCGTCGCCTCACGGTTCAGTCTTCCACTCCCTTCCCTATATAAGCATACGAGCTCTCCGCTTCAAATCGGAAACACATCCACCGATCAGTGTCTAGCTAATCCAGATAGCTAGCTAGCTATTGCCACTGTTCCCATCATGGCGGTGGCCAAGAAGCCTACCCGCGCTCTCCCTCATCTCCTCCTCGTAGCCTTCCTCTGCTTGACGTGCTCTGTTTGTGCTCGCTTCGACGATGACTACGACGACTCGAGGTATGGCCCTGGAGGTTTCGGTCGTGGTCCGGGCTTTGATCGTGGCCCGAGAGGTGGCTACCGACGCGGTCCGGACTTCGGACGTGGACCGTTTGGTCGTGACTGTCGCTTCGGTCGCTGCCGCAGAGGTGGTGGCGGACTTGGAGGCGGTGGAGGCGGTGGCCTTGGAGGTGGTGGAGGTGGCGGACTTGGAGGTGGCGGCGGGCTTGgcggtggaggaggtggtggcctTGGAGGTGGTGGCGGACTTGGAGGCGgcggtggaggaggtggtggccttggtggtggaggtggcgcTGGTGCtggaggaggttttggtggtggcGTCGGAGGAGGAGGTGGTGCAGGAGGCGGACTTGGtggtggaggcggtggtggaTTTGGAGGCGGCGGAGGCGGTGGACTCGGAGGTGGTGGAGGCAAAGGTGGCGGCTTTGGTGCTGGCGATGGCATCGGAAGCGGagctggtggtggcagtggactaGGTGGTGGAGGCGGCGGTGGAAtgggtggtggcggcggcggtggcctcGGAGGAGGCGCGGGAGGAGGCTTCGGAGCGGGTGGCGGCGTAGGTGGTGGAGCCGGCGGAGGTGGTGGCcttggtggcggtggaggtggagGGCTTGGAGGAGGCAAGGGTGGAGGCTTTGGGGCCGGCGGTGGTATGGGAGGTGGCGCAGGCGGAGGTGGCGGACTTGGTAGCGGTGGTGGGCTTGGTGGCGGTGGAGGGCTTGGAGGAGGCAAGGGTGGAGGCTTTGGGGCCGGCGGTGGTATGGGAGGTGGGGCAGGCGGAGGTGGTGGgcttggtggcggtggaggcggaggttttgGAGGAGGTAAGGGCGGAGGCTTTGGAGCCGGCGGTGGTATAGGAGGTGGGGCAGGAGGAGGCGGGGGGCTtggtggcggcggcggtggcatgggcggtggtggtggaggcggactaggtggtggttcaggaggaggatTCGGTGGCGGGGCAGGCGGTGGCGTTGGAGGAGGAGGCGGccttggtggtggtggcggcggaggTATGGGCGGTGGAGGCGGCGGCGGCCTTGGACATGGCGTTGGTCTCGGtggagggggcgggggcggcctcgGCATCGGCATTGGCGTTGGCGTCGGAGTCGGGTTGGGcgcgggggcaggcgcaggcGCAGGTGGCGGCGCTGGTGCGGGTGCTGTTGCTGGAAACCGCGGGCGTTGATTCATCCGTCCATGTCCAGTTTAAAGAAGAACGCATCCATGCAAGCATGTGTATGTTCGGCGCTGGAGTAGCTATGAATTACTCTATGACGTGGTTAAATTATGGTTAATTTCACTCCTCCTGTTTTTGGTTGCTGTGTAGTCTTTGCTCATTATTATTGGTGCAAGTGTTTGCAATAAATCTTATATACTCTTGGGAAAAAAGAGTCTAATGGTTAGTAGTATATTAATACAGTTCTAGTGATTTTTTTTCCATGTAATTCCTGGCTTCCAGGCAGCTTGTTTGAGCTTCGCGTTCGAAGGGTCTCCCACTGTGTGCACTATGGCCTTTCTGCgtttccttcctccttccctgCAATTTCCTGATGAATCTCTCTGCAATTCCTCTGGAGTATttaatggtgtgtttggtttgatgtcAAAGTAGGATGAGTCGGGGACACCACCGTCCTCTCGATTTTTTGAGATCATGCCGCCCTCAAAAATCATTCCGGTGTTCACCTCGTCCCCGCTTGACTCTCAACTAAACACTATGAAAAACGTGACCGCCTCATTCCATCTCTCTTTGTACATTCAACCAAACGCACCAACACGACGGTTCGGGAAGTGGCTTGATTGCATTGGAGGGCTTCAGAGTAATGGTGCGCGTCAACTGGTCAGATCGAGTGACTCCGTGCACATGGACATGCACGGCggcacagccaaacaggataggaAGGCAACCGACCGAGCGATCAGGGTCCCATGCTGCATGGTCCATGCAGCGGCTGTGCCGGTAGCGGTCGTAAATGCTTGGGAAGAATGGGGATCGTATCGCCCGGTCGCGGACCACACTCGTCGGCGGTAATTAAACAGTTTCCTGCTCACGAAGCAAACCGGGGGACAACGTCGGCGCCACGTACAGACCCGTAGAGACGGACGTCAGACGGCAGCTGTGCACTGATCTTGTGCCATTGACGCTGTGATCGCAGCAATATTGTGCTCGTGCCTTCGGCGCACTGGTCTTCACTGCAGCCGTAGATCGATCTGAATCTTGACAGGCCTCTTCTTAGTTCTTCCAGGCGACATGTTTAAGCATCTTTACAGTATATTCAGTTTCCTAATACGGAGTAACATGTTTAGGCATTGTGCTTGTGCAGTATATTCAGTTTAGGCATATACAGTGTTCGGCTAGGCGCCGACTAGGCGGCGATTAGGCGCGCCTAGGCGCTAGTCGATAGGCTTCCGCGTAGCCTAGGGTCCTGTGCGGCGTCTAGGCGGCCGCGGCGACTAGGCGGCGCTCAGCCACGCCTAGGCGGCGAGTTGGTGGCGCGCAGGCGCCTAGGCGGGCGCGCAGGCGGGCACGCAGGCGAGCGCGCGGCAATTTTTAGCGCGCGCGCGGGGAGTTTTAGCGCGCGGGAGTATTAGCGCGCGTTGTGCAGCCGCTCGGTCTCCCTCCCACACGGTCACGGAAATTGCTCCCCCGCCGGCGCTCATCCCCTCCTGCTGCTCCCCCGccggctgctcccctccctgCTCCCCCGCCGGTGAGTTCTCCTCCCCCGTCGGCTGCTCCCCTCCCTGCTCATCCCCCTCCCCTGCTTTCCTCCCCTGCTGAAACTGCTTTCCTCCCCTGTGCAGTGTACAAGTGAAAGAAATCAAAGGATTAAGGTTTAAGGATGTCATCAGAAACTGCAGCTGCACCTTCTGAAACTGAAGCAGCTAGAGCGAATCTCCTAAAAAGAAATTCAGATGATGTTGGATGGGAATATGGTGTTCTTGTTGATGCTAACAACAAAGACAAGGTGAAGTGTAAGTTCTGTGACAAGGAGATGAGGGGAGGGATTTATAGGTTGAAGGAGcatcttgcccatgttggaaagaATGTGAAGAAATGCACGTCTGCAACACCGCAGGCTCTAGAGGCTAAAGAGAAGTGCAAGAAAGCAATAGTGGCTGCAAAAAGGAAGAGGGAGGAGAAGACTATTCGTGAGCTAGAACTTAGAGAGGAAGTGAATGTATCTAGGGTTGGAGAGGAGTCAGAAGAAGTCACTTGTGTTGGAAGCTCACAGCCTCACAAATTAGGGCCAATTGACAAATGGACACGTGCTATTGATCCTACCAAGGCTGATTCATTCAAACAACAGCAGCTGAACAAGGAATTATGGAAAGAAAGAGAGCATGAGGTGCACAAGTTTATTGCAAGATGGGCCTATAATCATGGTAAATTGCTAGTATACGATGTTGTTTTCACATTTTAAAATTCATGAACTGAACACATTTTAAAATTAGACTTCATTTTTTAATCATTGGCAGGAATACCTTTCAATGCATGTGACAATGATGAGTTCAAGCAAATGTGTGAAGCAATTGGACAATTTGGACCAGGACTtacacctccaactcaagatgcCTTTCGAGGTAGTTTGCTGGAAGAAGAATATGAAAGAACCAAGTGTTTGCTGCAGGAACGTGAAGCCGAGAAGATGAAAAATGGGTGCTCTATTATGACCGATGCTTGGTCAGATAGGAAGAGGAGAAGCATAATGAAATCATCCAGATAAGTCACAATTTAGTGTTTTCTATTTTTTTATGAACAGCTAGCTGTCTATTGACTAATTTACTAACTACTAGCTGTCAAAATGTGTTGCAGCCTTGCAGGAGCTAGAAACATGCAAGAGTAAGCTAAGCTAGGAATCAGATATGTCTACTGGCCTTCTTTTTATACTTACTGTGACTCATATAGTCATCTATAGTAGTTATATACgtatatatagttatatacataatatatatataatttatggcTATATTGCCAAAACGCCTAGAAAAGCGCCTAGAAGCGCCTAAGACCGAGTACTCCCGACTAGGCGCTAGGCAATGGGTCACCGCCTAGATTCCGCCTAGCACCTAGCTGAACCTTGGGCATATAATCATAATAACATGTTTCGACATTATTAGTGTTTTCAACTTCAGTTTTCAGTTTTTGTGTCCAGCTGTATTTTTTTAATCTTAACTTTGGCTCTACGGCCTCATATtatatcatcatctggctcaactccAAGCTACGGCAACATTTACAAAAGTTTGTAAGCAATTTCGGCCACACCCACACATGTGTGATGTTGTCCCGGCTCCAAACAGCTAGCATGACGAGTTAATTgttagaatataatataagtgaattgtcaaTTTCTCCTATCAACTTAAGCTTTTATATTGAATTGGTGGATACATGCAAGCTAATATGTACTACATATTAAGACTCAGGCATAACCATGCCCCCGCCTCCCCCTCTGCGCTCGACTGAGCCCGACCTCGTTCACCGCACAAGCAACCCCTGCCCTCGACGCCGATCAGCGCCGCTCCGCCGTTCCCCGCACCGCCTCCCCCTCCGCGCTCCCAATCCCGTTCACCGTGCATGCACCCCCGCCCTGGACGCCAATCCGCGCCGCTCCCACCGCCCCCGACAACCACGGGACACCGCCAATTGCTCCCCCGACGCCGATTTAGCAACGCCGCTCCCGTTCCCCGATTTCCGATGCACGCGCTCCTGCTCCCCGATTTGCGCCATCTCCAAGGTCGACGGATCCTCCACCATCGCCTCACTTCCCACAATGTGTCTTGTGCCATCTCCAAGGTCCGTCGCCCACCCCACAACGTCGCCTGCGCCATCTCGTCGCCCATGTCATGTCGCCCGTGTCGGAGCTGCTGAGGCTAGCCAAGTACGACGCCACTGGGCGGAGGGAGGTTCTGGAGTCTAGCGACATGACGGTGTTGCCGTGGCAAGCGGAGGCGAGGACGAGGCATTGGCCCAGACGCTGCTACACCTCAACTGGACGGTGATGAAGGGTCTGCCGCTAAGAAAGGTTCGCTCGGTGTCCTCTAAACTGCATTGGCATGTAGATAGAATGGAATGTTTCTATTTGCGTTGGTGAATGGGGTCGCTTTTTTCGTTCTGTTATCTGTAGATTCGTTCTTGTGCTTGTTGGCTTTTAGGTGTCCAAGAATTTTGAACGCCAGATAAATCTAACGTAAAATACATGTTTAGGTGCTCCAAATTCTAAACTGGACACTTGTTCCAAATTCTAAATTTCAATATTATGATTTACTTTTTGGGCACTATCATGTTTTATCGAGAAAGGTCCTAATATATTCTCAGCATACATTTTTATTCGATATTTTTACTGACGTTTGATATGTTGCTGACATTTAACACCCTCCACCAAATCCCATGATTTTAATGGGATAGGGTTCTGAAAGGAGGCAATGAGAACCCTATTTTCCAAACAAGCTTTTTGTCATGAGGTTCTGTTCTCCCAAATTTCTGGAACAACTAAAATTAGCTTCCACCTGACATTTTCTTGACTGGCAGCCAATGCAAGAAACACATTGATGAGCCACTTCAACTAATTGGTATTAGTCTAGATGTATTCAGAATTTTTGGGTACTCTACTGTTATTCCTATTGTCATTTGTCCCTGTGTGAAGGATGTCAAGTGTCAGGGTTGTTTTAGCATGTAAGTTTTGTTTCTCGTTCCTTTTTGTCTTTGTTTACTACAATTACAATAGTTAGTGACATTGTACCATTCCATTTATACGTTGCTGATTGCTGATGTTATATGTGAATCTCGTGTTGTTTGTTTTCCATTAACAGTTTAACATGCTCAATTTACTAGCAGGATTGTGAGTGAGCTTCCATGTTGCGCCAGTGCCACCACTGACCCCGTTGTGTAGAAGCAAGGTGTCAGTGGTGATAAACCAAGAGAAACAAGGCTATGTACTCCTCCCTAAATTTAAACAGGCAATGGTGGTCAGTGGAAACGGCTGTACAGAAGACAACACCTTCAAACAGAAAGGTGATGACACATACAACACACccctctccatgttccaattcaaCATGTCAATTGCCCCTCTCAccctagtgaaagtcgcctagaggggggtgaatagggcgaaactgaaatttacaaaaataatcacaactacaagccgagttagcgttagaaatatgattgagtccgcgagagagggtggaaaaaaattgcaagcaaataaagaatgtgacacgcggatttgttttaccgaggttcggttctcgcaaacctactccccattgaggtggtcacaaagaccgggtctcttcaaccctttccctctctcaaatggtccctcggaccgagcgagctttctcttctcaaatgcttggaacacaaagttcccacaaggaccaccacaagattggtgtctcttgcctcaattacaagtgagtttgatcgcaatgaagaatcaaagaaagaagaaagcaatccaagcgcaagagctcgaaagaacacaagcaaatctctctcattaatcactagggcgttgtgtggagtttggagaggatttgatcacttgggtgtgtctagaattgaatgctagagctcttgtaagtagttgaagtgggaaaacttggatgacttgaatgtggggtggttgggggtatttatagccccaaccaccaaactagccgtttggtggtggctgactgtcgtatggtgcaccggacagtccggtgcacaccggacatgtccggtgcgccagccacgtcaccaggccgttgggattcgaccgttggatcttctgacttttgggcccgcctggctgtccggtgcgatgaggacatcacttctatatatacaatgaatggaccgataacacgatctcgtgcacgacagctaaatctccaggtacgttctaccctagtcaattgtgttttagagcttacgcttggggccatggatgttttgatgattaggtaccttggagaggaccagcaaggacttgggaaaggccaaggtgttgaggaggagcagcaagggcgtccacaacaggaaggagatcaagtccgagtcggctgcgactctatctcgggttccaggaccagtctgcactaaaatggacgcccaagatgcacccggactccgattgcgacggactggatatggttggaaagataacgagattatctaactaacctaactggttccaccctaaaattcatccggagtcaacgagaatcatcgaaacaagtcagcgttcagattctgttttggtgctgcgacaccgtctgttgggccgttgggccgtgtatcgcgtcggagcccattaggggcgagtccagggctacgcacgccctaatactctatttattcagcagccgccgccacatttaggttcgggttttgcttagatcaattctgtcatcgaacagtgtcgccgtcatcggcttgtgagacccccctcccgtaatcaatacaagtttggttgcgtttctttcctgttcttgcttgtgttcttgattgcgcttgcagggataagccttcgtggcgaggtcattcgtgtgtcacgggtgataaccaacggagccgtggtgtagtgattgagaGGAattgttcgctcggagccttggatcatcaacgtcgagatctccactcaatcaaattatcgtatctcacggaagatcgggtcgcgtctactatcaattggtatcagatttccaggttgcccgtgaggtataattctacctttagattagttttgtttcgtcccatagtccacaaaaagccaaaaaaaatacgatcagtttattccgacctaaaaccatcgccttagcctttgcacaattcagttttagagtccgcagttctgagttcatgttctagttgagtttggttgctggattggatttgttttggttcagtttgattgtgtccatccgcttccatcctataaaaccgaccctatccataaaacagatcctatctctacaaccgatcctattcacgaaatagatcctatctctacaatcgATCATgttcacaaaatagatcctatctctacaaccgacaatatccacaaaacatatcctatctctaaaaccgaccatatccacaaaacagatcctatatctaaaccaaccatatccagaaaacaaatcctatctctaaaactgaacctgtgctccatagccgtcgcttcggttcctgccgagttgtgcctttgaaaaccataacttgaggtacctttcataaaacgggcataacttttcgctcggtgctccgtttgagctcaaatgTTTACAGCAGATTCTTGACTCCATCCTGGGGTGACCCAAACTGGCCtacggcctgtttggttcggtcaaaaaattcaaaaaaatcgggaagataattaaaaaaattgtttaagtgttttcacgaatttcagagatcctttgtgaatttctctaggccacaatacaactctgtttcaagtgaaattttgtgtgcatccatcctttgtgtttttggatcagtggtaaaaaaatcagaatatttcgagctcttttgatggtactccttttgaaacgcgcctttgatttctactagtgctgaaaaatctgccatatttacagaactgccattcccactagatacttgtacctcctttcttgtgctttggtccaactgttctattacattttctaggccagcaactaggacgagtactggAAACACTTATTCAgtattgctatctgttactgacttgtgtgccacatatatatatatttagttagCCTTCCCATAGCTACaattttctctcgagcagaacagatactcttttgcaatcacacccacgctcgttggacagtcacaccggtcaccgtttgccacctgcagtgctggtaagaacgttgtaagagcggggtaagacgcttcataatttgtattccaccacctccaccaccaccctgagagatagttgtagggttcacattgtttgttgcctttttgtctctattttgtgctaacaatgacaggaccaaagaatcaaatggacaaggacaaggggcctaaacttaatgacgatgagtgtgtctctcaaatggaattgaaggagatgatgtgcgtgatgactgaagcttttaaaaaataccaggactctgcctcgacatcctatgagcagcttgatcgacgagttgctgaacttgttacacgcatggacgtactggaggctcgtcccccaccaccaactccagccccagctcactctcctgtggacgacgacgacgatgatgacgatgtttatgcaccgctgcgacaacgcctcacacgtaatcgacaaggtatgggaggtaatggtagacgtcgtcatcataatcctgaaccagaccatgatccatttgctaagattaagttttctattccaccgttcatgggttcttatgatgctgaagcttacttagactgggagatgacggtagaacaaaaatttaattcccatcttgttcctgagcagcatagggttagacaagccactagtgaatttagagattttgctatcatttggtggaatgaacttgttaacacacgtgctgcaccacaaacatggaatgcgttaaaagaggagatgcgagctcgctttgttcccccttcttatagacgtgatcttcgaaaaaaattgcaacgcttagatcagggagacatgtcggtacaggaatactaccaagaacttcagaaaggtatgctacgatgcggggtagttgaggatccggaggatcaaatggttaggttttatgggggattgaggcgggagattcaagatattgttgattataaagaatatcattctatacaacgcttgttccatctttctatgttggcagaaaaagaattgcagggtcgtcaacaacggaggagcagcactttcgctccacgccagccaccggcgccagccaaggcgtcatcaTCTTCGGGCGTACGGACATCCACATCTTCCACTGTACCTTtgggtgttgcagcaaaacctgctacaaccacctcttccacaggccgctcctccgacatcaagtgccaccgctgccagggacttggtcatattcagcgagattgccccagcaaacgggcatacattgctactggtgatggtgggtatgttagtgcttctgatgttgaagatgaagatactgttggagctaacattgcagagacttatgatggtgatgaagaggttcttggtacaacagcgaccgagacctataaggccttgattgtgcaacgagctttgagtaccacggctagtgacgacgacaacagacagcgccacaaccttttcaacatgttcctcatcgtcaaggactgccgtgtacataccatcattgacggtggtagctgcaacaacttggtgaacgttgaggtggtcaagaagcttggcttgaccacacgagagcatccccacccttatcacattcaatggtttaacaacagcggtaagttcaaggtaacaaaaacaacaagggtgcatttttctattggctcttaccatggctttgctgatttcgatgtggtgactatggatgcttgctctcttttactgggacgtccttgggagtttgatactgatgctattcaccatggtagatctaataaatatacctTTATGCacaagggaaagaaaattgtgttgcttcctatgactcccactgagattgtccactttgaacatgagaaaaagactaatgctaagcaaaaaggtgttttgaactctgaaaatcagcaacctattaagttaaaaactcctactttgctagccactaaatctgatcttgatgagttacatgcctctcttggactttgctatgccttagtgtgcaaaaatgctttctattccattgatgatacatcTATTGTCTTGCCACctgctattgctaaccttttgcaagagtatatggatgtgtttccctccgagatacc contains these protein-coding regions:
- the LOC103634310 gene encoding uncharacterized protein; translation: MSSETAAAPSETEAARANLLKRNSDDVGWEYGVLVDANNKDKVKCKFCDKEMRGGIYRLKEHLAHVGKNVKKCTSATPQALEAKEKCKKAIVAAKRKREEKTIRELELREEVNVSRVGEESEEVTCVGSSQPHKLGPIDKWTRAIDPTKADSFKQQQLNKELWKEREHEVHKFIARWAYNHGIPFNACDNDEFKQMCEAIGQFGPGLTPPTQDAFRGSLLEEEYERTKCLLQEREAEKMKNGCSIMTDAWSDRKRRSIMKSSR
- the LOC103633218 gene encoding glycine-rich cell wall structural protein 1, whose protein sequence is MAVAKKPTRALPHLLLVAFLCLTCSVCARFDDDYDDSRYGPGGFGRGPGFDRGPRGGYRRGPDFGRGPFGRDCRFGRCRRGGGGLGGGGGGGLGGGGGGGLGGGGGLGGGGGGGLGGGGGLGGGGGGGGGLGGGGGAGAGGGFGGGVGGGGGAGGGLGGGGGGGFGGGGGGGLGGGGGKGGGFGAGDGIGSGAGGGSGLGGGGGGGMGGGGGGGLGGGAGGGFGAGGGVGGGAGGGGGLGGGGGGGLGGGKGGGFGAGGGMGGGAGGGGGLGSGGGLGGGGGLGGGKGGGFGAGGGMGGGAGGGGGLGGGGGGGFGGGKGGGFGAGGGIGGGAGGGGGLGGGGGGMGGGGGGGLGGGSGGGFGGGAGGGVGGGGGLGGGGGGGMGGGGGGGLGHGVGLGGGGGGGLGIGIGVGVGVGLGAGAGAGAGGGAGAGAVAGNRGR